One genomic region from Pseudoduganella lutea encodes:
- a CDS encoding M14 family metallopeptidase: MTIKISQNFDSGAIDVVSAESPASIELKLRSDSHADIHQWFHFRVQGVRGTALNLRFLNAGQATYAKGFEDYNAVASYDGENWFRVPTSFDGEVMTIRHTPDLDSVYYAYFEPYSWERHLRLLGEVAENPIARVLDLGSSVEGRDMNLVVIGDPAAEKKIWFIARQHPGESMAEWFIEGLVDALLDDANPIARKLLRRCVFYIVPNMNPDGSVRGNLRTNAAGANLNREWMTPTAERSPEVLCVKQKLHETGVDMFFDIHGDEALPYNFVAGNEMLETFTPEQAAAQKAFIGRYKDASPDFQDAVGYPVSKYKADVLTLASKYVGHHFGCLSLTLEMPFKDNADLPVPHVGWNGARSAALGAAILQPILLSLDN, encoded by the coding sequence ATGACCATCAAAATCAGTCAGAACTTCGACTCCGGCGCGATCGACGTCGTGAGCGCGGAGAGCCCCGCCAGCATCGAGCTGAAGCTGCGCAGCGATTCGCATGCGGACATCCACCAGTGGTTCCACTTCCGCGTGCAGGGCGTGCGCGGCACGGCGTTGAACCTGCGTTTCCTGAACGCCGGCCAGGCAACCTATGCCAAGGGCTTCGAAGACTACAACGCGGTGGCGAGCTACGATGGCGAGAACTGGTTCCGCGTGCCGACATCGTTCGATGGCGAAGTGATGACGATCCGCCACACGCCCGACCTGGACAGCGTGTACTACGCCTACTTCGAACCGTATTCATGGGAACGCCACCTGCGCCTGCTGGGCGAAGTGGCCGAGAATCCGATCGCGCGCGTGCTCGACCTGGGTTCCTCCGTCGAGGGCCGCGACATGAACCTGGTCGTTATCGGTGACCCGGCGGCGGAAAAGAAGATCTGGTTCATCGCCCGCCAGCACCCCGGCGAATCGATGGCCGAGTGGTTCATCGAAGGCCTGGTCGACGCATTGCTGGACGATGCCAACCCGATCGCCCGCAAGCTGTTGCGGCGCTGCGTGTTCTACATCGTGCCGAACATGAACCCGGATGGCTCGGTGCGCGGCAACCTGCGCACGAACGCGGCGGGTGCCAACCTGAACCGCGAATGGATGACGCCGACGGCGGAGCGTTCGCCCGAAGTGCTGTGCGTGAAGCAGAAGCTGCACGAGACCGGCGTCGACATGTTCTTCGACATCCATGGCGACGAGGCCCTGCCGTACAACTTCGTGGCGGGCAACGAGATGCTCGAGACGTTCACGCCGGAGCAGGCCGCGGCGCAGAAGGCGTTCATCGGGCGCTACAAGGATGCCAGTCCGGACTTCCAGGATGCGGTCGGCTACCCGGTCAGCAAGTACAAGGCGGACGTGCTGACGCTGGCGTCGAAGTACGTGGGCCACCACTTCGGCTGCCTGTCGCTGACACTGGAAATGCCGTTCAAGGACAACGCCGACCTGCCCGTGCCGCACGTGGGCTGGAACGGCGCGCGCAGCGCCGCGCTGGGCGCCGCGATCCTGCAACCGATCCTTCTTTCACTGGACAACTGA
- a CDS encoding CYTH domain-containing protein, which yields MGIEIERKFLVQGDGWLKEGEPHVQPVLLRQGYLSSHPERVVRVRIEGDHAVMTIKSKAVGVSRGEWEYPLPMADATEFLDRLCEQPIIEKYRRRIPFAGFVWEVDEFLGVNAGLVVAEIELPAEDTVFDKPDWVGAEVTHDKRYLNSNLIGHPYSQW from the coding sequence ATGGGCATCGAGATCGAACGCAAATTCCTCGTGCAGGGCGACGGCTGGCTGAAGGAGGGCGAGCCGCATGTTCAACCCGTACTGCTGCGCCAGGGCTACCTGTCGTCGCATCCCGAACGCGTGGTGCGCGTGCGCATCGAAGGGGACCACGCCGTCATGACGATCAAGAGCAAGGCGGTTGGCGTGTCGCGCGGCGAGTGGGAATATCCGCTGCCGATGGCCGATGCCACCGAGTTCCTCGACCGGCTGTGCGAACAGCCGATCATCGAGAAATACCGGCGCCGCATTCCCTTTGCCGGGTTCGTGTGGGAAGTGGACGAGTTCCTCGGCGTGAACGCGGGCCTCGTGGTGGCGGAGATCGAACTGCCGGCCGAGGACACGGTGTTCGACAAGCCGGACTGGGTGGGTGCCGAGGTCACGCACGACAAGCGCTACCTGAACTCGAACCTGATCGGTCATCCGTATTCGCAGTGGTGA
- a CDS encoding DUF2863 family protein gives MRRPSKDSSQKLSADSQRLSTLAQAVGQAGSRLEERSWERALDVQLTKLLKTSHQDTVDAALNSLFAADLNAYDVLMDSVEAVSESTTLTVETEGAPVQHDVLLVAAPILAWTRYAIASGPIPADVLNTLSAHFSAHLLADGTKLAMASNLFSIDQLPRTHAETYAKMHKLAQAAVKGVAVKSDVKPPETAPFLADTRYLIAAIVAPAGGPMFRWQMPGAHLHQADERRTALEAWRTQATPTVARLLPGCGIELLLPEAYYMACREADKLIRPVSIRAAVHYLTHTLACEPADLRAVIAGFGEEAADGQVDEYRVAFTRRSDTDVIYGVVWPLYGQEDEEGTPPEGPLAGGLANLLQPRTPVEEIVEHLSAAGVTVVKKLSERYVAEYCDDCGAPLFADPAGELVHAEMPEDAPAGTEHFH, from the coding sequence ATGCGTCGCCCATCCAAAGATTCATCCCAAAAATTGTCTGCCGACAGCCAGCGCCTTTCCACCCTCGCCCAGGCCGTTGGCCAGGCGGGCAGCCGTCTCGAGGAGCGCAGCTGGGAGCGTGCGCTGGACGTGCAGCTGACCAAGCTGCTGAAGACGAGCCACCAGGACACCGTCGACGCCGCCCTGAACAGCCTGTTCGCCGCCGACCTGAACGCCTACGACGTGCTGATGGACAGCGTGGAAGCCGTCAGCGAATCGACCACCTTGACGGTCGAGACGGAAGGCGCGCCGGTCCAGCACGATGTGCTGCTGGTGGCGGCGCCGATCCTGGCGTGGACCCGCTACGCGATCGCTTCCGGGCCGATTCCGGCGGACGTCCTGAACACCCTTTCGGCCCACTTCTCCGCCCACCTGCTGGCGGACGGCACGAAGCTGGCCATGGCCTCGAACCTGTTCTCGATCGACCAGCTGCCGCGCACGCATGCGGAAACGTATGCCAAGATGCACAAGCTGGCGCAAGCTGCCGTAAAGGGCGTGGCCGTGAAGTCGGACGTGAAGCCGCCGGAAACGGCGCCGTTCCTGGCCGACACGCGCTACCTGATCGCCGCCATCGTGGCGCCGGCCGGCGGCCCCATGTTCCGCTGGCAGATGCCGGGTGCCCACCTGCACCAGGCGGACGAACGCCGCACCGCGCTGGAAGCATGGCGCACGCAGGCCACGCCCACCGTGGCGCGCCTGCTGCCCGGCTGCGGCATCGAACTGCTGCTGCCGGAAGCGTATTACATGGCATGCCGCGAAGCCGACAAGCTGATCCGCCCCGTATCGATCCGCGCCGCCGTCCATTACCTGACGCACACGCTGGCCTGCGAACCGGCGGACCTGCGCGCGGTGATCGCCGGTTTCGGCGAGGAAGCGGCCGATGGCCAGGTGGACGAGTACCGCGTGGCCTTCACGCGCCGCTCGGATACCGACGTGATCTATGGCGTCGTCTGGCCGCTGTATGGCCAGGAGGACGAGGAAGGCACGCCACCCGAAGGCCCGCTGGCGGGCGGCCTGGCGAACCTGCTGCAGCCACGCACGCCGGTCGAGGAAATCGTCGAGCACCTGAGCGCGGCCGGCGTGACCGTCGTGAAGAAGCTGTCGGAGCGCTACGTGGCCGAGTATTGCGACGATTGCGGCGCCCCGCTGTTCGCCGACCCGGCAGGTGAACTGGTGCATGCCGAAATGCCGGAAGATGCGCCGGCCGGCACCGAACATTTCCACTGA
- the acnA gene encoding aconitate hydratase AcnA — protein MSSNTFNTLKDFPISGKTKGKLYSLPALEQALGAKISRLPVSIRVVLESVLRNCDGKKVTEEHVKQLANWGPTADRTDEIPFVVARVVLQDFTGVPLLADLAAMRNVAYKQGANPKKIEPLVPVDLVVDHSVTIDHFREPGALDLNMKLEFSRNNERYQFMKWGMQAFDTFGVVPPGFGIVHQVNLEYLARGVHNNNGVYYPDSLVGTDSHTTMINGIGVVGWGVGGIEAEAGMLGQPVYFLTPDVIGVNLTGRLREGCTATDLVLTITELLRKEKVVGKFVEFFGEGTESLSVTDRATIGNMAPEYGATMGFFPVDDKTIEYFEGTGRTPEEIAAFQAYFKAQGMYGVAKAGELDFTREVNLDLSTVTPSLAGPKRPQDRIEIGNVKSTFTDLFSKPTTQNGFNKNPADLTTTYETTNNVQVKNGDILIAAITSCTNTSNPSVLLAAGLLAKKAVEAGLTVAPHIKSSLAPGSRVVTEYLEAAGLLPYLDKLGFGVTAYGCTTCIGNAGDLTPELNAAITTNDIVAAAVLSGNRNFEARIHPNIRANFLASPPLVVAYAIAGNVTRDLMTEPVGKGTGGRDVYLGDIWPTSAEIESLMKFAMNSEVFKANYAQVKSNPGKLWEAVSSVEGQVYNWPESTYIAEPPFFENFEMTPPVSDNANITGARALGVFGDSITTDHISPAGSIKEDGPAGKWLKENGVMKADFNSYGSRRGNHEIMMRGTFANVRIKNKMIPPKADGSAVEGGITIHQPSGEQLSIYDAAMKYVAEGTPTMIFGGEEYGTGSSRDWAAKGTQLLGVKAVITRSFERIHRSNLVGMGVLPLQFIGNDSVESLGITGKETYDLLGLEGEIKPQQLATLVITREDGSKQEATVLLRIDTPIEVDYYKHGGILPFVLRQLLAA, from the coding sequence ATGTCTAGCAACACTTTTAACACGCTCAAGGATTTCCCGATTTCCGGCAAAACCAAGGGCAAGCTGTACTCCCTGCCCGCGCTGGAACAGGCCCTGGGCGCCAAGATCTCCCGTCTGCCGGTGTCGATCCGCGTGGTGCTCGAATCCGTGCTGCGTAACTGCGACGGCAAGAAAGTCACCGAAGAACACGTGAAGCAGCTGGCCAACTGGGGCCCGACCGCGGACCGCACGGACGAGATCCCGTTCGTCGTCGCCCGCGTGGTGCTGCAGGACTTCACCGGCGTGCCGCTGCTGGCCGACCTGGCCGCGATGCGCAACGTCGCCTACAAGCAGGGCGCGAACCCGAAGAAGATCGAGCCGCTGGTGCCGGTCGACCTGGTCGTCGACCACTCGGTCACGATCGACCACTTCCGCGAGCCGGGCGCGCTGGACCTGAACATGAAGCTGGAATTCTCGCGCAACAACGAGCGCTACCAGTTCATGAAGTGGGGCATGCAGGCCTTCGACACGTTCGGCGTGGTGCCGCCGGGCTTCGGCATCGTCCACCAGGTCAACCTGGAATACCTGGCGCGCGGCGTGCACAACAACAACGGCGTGTACTACCCGGATTCGCTGGTGGGCACCGACTCGCACACCACGATGATCAACGGTATCGGCGTGGTGGGCTGGGGCGTGGGCGGCATCGAGGCGGAAGCCGGCATGCTGGGCCAGCCCGTGTACTTCCTGACGCCGGACGTGATCGGCGTGAACCTGACCGGCCGCCTGCGCGAAGGCTGCACCGCGACCGACTTGGTGCTGACCATCACCGAACTGCTGCGTAAAGAAAAGGTCGTCGGCAAGTTCGTCGAATTCTTCGGCGAAGGCACCGAGTCGCTGTCCGTGACGGACCGCGCCACCATCGGCAACATGGCACCGGAATACGGCGCCACGATGGGCTTCTTCCCGGTCGACGACAAGACCATCGAATACTTCGAAGGCACCGGCCGCACGCCGGAAGAAATCGCCGCGTTCCAGGCCTACTTCAAGGCCCAGGGCATGTATGGCGTGGCCAAGGCCGGCGAACTCGATTTCACCCGCGAAGTGAACCTGGACCTGTCGACGGTCACGCCGTCGCTGGCCGGCCCGAAGCGCCCGCAGGACCGTATCGAGATCGGCAACGTGAAGTCCACCTTCACCGACCTGTTCTCCAAGCCGACCACGCAGAACGGCTTCAACAAGAACCCGGCTGACCTGACCACCACGTACGAAACGACGAACAACGTGCAGGTGAAGAACGGCGACATCCTGATCGCCGCCATCACCTCGTGCACCAACACGTCGAACCCGAGCGTGCTGCTGGCCGCCGGCCTGCTGGCCAAGAAAGCCGTGGAAGCCGGCCTGACCGTGGCACCGCACATCAAGTCGTCGCTGGCCCCCGGCTCGCGCGTCGTCACCGAATACCTGGAAGCGGCCGGCCTGCTGCCTTACCTGGACAAGCTGGGCTTCGGCGTAACCGCCTACGGCTGCACGACCTGCATCGGCAATGCGGGCGACCTGACCCCGGAACTGAACGCGGCGATCACCACCAACGACATCGTGGCCGCGGCCGTGCTGTCCGGTAACCGTAACTTCGAAGCGCGTATCCACCCGAACATCCGCGCCAATTTCCTGGCCTCGCCACCGCTGGTCGTCGCCTACGCGATCGCTGGCAACGTGACGCGCGACCTGATGACCGAGCCGGTCGGCAAGGGCACGGGCGGCCGCGATGTGTACCTGGGCGACATCTGGCCGACCTCGGCCGAGATCGAATCGCTGATGAAGTTCGCGATGAACTCGGAAGTGTTCAAGGCCAACTACGCCCAGGTGAAGAGCAACCCGGGCAAGCTGTGGGAAGCCGTGTCGTCCGTCGAAGGCCAGGTCTACAACTGGCCGGAGTCGACCTACATCGCCGAGCCGCCATTCTTCGAGAACTTCGAAATGACGCCGCCGGTCTCCGACAACGCCAACATCACCGGCGCGCGCGCACTGGGCGTGTTCGGCGACTCGATCACCACCGACCACATTTCCCCGGCCGGCTCGATCAAGGAAGATGGCCCGGCAGGCAAGTGGCTGAAGGAAAACGGCGTGATGAAGGCCGACTTCAACTCCTACGGTTCGCGCCGCGGCAACCACGAGATCATGATGCGCGGCACGTTCGCCAACGTGCGCATCAAGAACAAGATGATCCCGCCGAAAGCCGACGGTTCCGCGGTGGAAGGCGGCATCACGATCCACCAGCCGTCCGGCGAACAGCTGTCGATCTACGACGCGGCCATGAAGTACGTGGCCGAAGGCACCCCGACGATGATCTTCGGCGGCGAGGAATACGGCACCGGTTCGTCGCGCGACTGGGCGGCGAAGGGCACCCAGCTGCTGGGCGTGAAGGCCGTGATCACCCGTTCGTTCGAACGTATCCACCGCTCGAACCTGGTGGGCATGGGCGTGCTGCCGCTGCAATTCATCGGCAACGACAGCGTGGAATCGCTGGGCATCACCGGCAAGGAAACCTACGACCTGCTCGGCCTGGAAGGCGAGATCAAGCCGCAGCAACTGGCCACCCTGGTGATCACCCGCGAAGACGGCTCGAAGCAGGAAGCCACCGTGCTGCTGCGCATCGACACGCCGATCGAAGTGGACTACTACAAGCATGGCGGCATCCTGCCGTTCGTGCTGCGCCAGCTGCTGGCCGCGTAA